A window of Mucilaginibacter sp. PAMC 26640 contains these coding sequences:
- a CDS encoding beta-glucosidase (catalyzes the hydrolysis of terminal beta-D-glucosyl residues), giving the protein MKNIFNKKNFLRLSTAAVLALPCYGALAQKKPVDVKMNAFVSGLMKKMTIDEKIGQLNLVTGGMAITGSVTNSGIDNGISKGQIGGIFGLYGTDNVRKAQDAAVKSTRLHIPLIFGLDVIHGHRTIFPIPLGMSATWDLDLIEEAAHIAAKEATAEGLNWVFSPMVDIARDARWGRISEGSGEDPYLGGQIAKAMVKGYQGSSMKNADAVMACVKHFALYGGAEAGREYNTVDMSRIRMYQDYLPPYKAAVDAGAGSFMSSFNTVDGVPATVNKWLLTDLLRKQWGFDGFVVSDYTALNEVTNHGLGDLQQVSAQALKAGLDMDMVGEGFLTTLKKSLQQGKVTQAEIDLACRRVLEAKYKLGLFDNPYKSINAAAEKRDVFTEENRKAARITAEHSFVLLKNENQILPLKKSGGTIAVVGPLADNKRDMLGTWVIAGEWEKSVSVLEGIKHVVGDNVKLVYAKGANVTDDTSFMKRLNFGPGMVSLDSRSPEEMIDEAVKAAKKADVILAVVGESQSMSGESSSRSDIDIPESQKNMLKALAKLGKPIVIVLFNGRPLTLTWEDEHAAAILDVWAPGTEAGNAVAEVLFGNYNPAGKLTATFPRSVGQIPIYYNHKNTGRPYTDGPTKFKSNYLDISNDPLYPFGYGLSYSRFEYSKIKLSKTKLKGNEMLKATVMVTNKGSYAGEEVVQLYVGDPFATISRSVKELKDFKKISLEVGEQKEVSFMITPEQLKFFNSQLKYDWEPGRFLIEIGTSSANTQTAAVDWLK; this is encoded by the coding sequence ATGAAAAATATTTTTAACAAAAAAAACTTTCTCAGGCTGTCAACAGCTGCTGTGCTGGCATTACCATGTTATGGCGCATTGGCCCAGAAAAAACCTGTTGACGTAAAAATGAACGCATTTGTTAGCGGACTGATGAAAAAGATGACGATCGACGAAAAGATAGGTCAGCTTAATCTGGTTACCGGCGGTATGGCTATTACCGGGTCGGTTACCAATAGCGGCATAGATAATGGCATTAGCAAAGGCCAGATAGGCGGGATTTTTGGGTTGTATGGTACGGATAATGTACGCAAAGCCCAGGATGCGGCGGTTAAAAGTACTCGCCTGCACATACCTTTAATATTTGGGCTGGATGTGATACACGGTCATCGCACAATATTTCCTATCCCTTTGGGCATGTCGGCCACCTGGGATTTGGACCTGATTGAAGAGGCTGCACATATTGCCGCAAAAGAAGCAACGGCCGAAGGTTTAAACTGGGTATTCTCGCCGATGGTTGATATAGCCCGTGATGCCCGGTGGGGCCGGATCTCGGAGGGCAGCGGGGAAGACCCGTACCTGGGCGGGCAAATTGCCAAAGCAATGGTAAAAGGCTACCAGGGCAGCAGCATGAAAAATGCCGACGCGGTAATGGCCTGTGTAAAACATTTTGCCTTATACGGCGGGGCAGAGGCCGGCCGCGAGTACAATACTGTTGATATGAGCCGCATCAGGATGTACCAGGATTACCTGCCACCCTACAAAGCAGCGGTTGATGCGGGTGCTGGTAGTTTTATGAGCTCCTTTAACACGGTAGACGGCGTGCCGGCAACCGTTAATAAATGGTTGCTGACCGATCTGTTGCGCAAGCAATGGGGCTTCGATGGTTTTGTAGTGAGCGATTATACAGCGTTGAACGAAGTGACCAACCACGGCCTTGGCGATCTGCAGCAAGTATCGGCCCAGGCCCTGAAAGCTGGTTTGGATATGGATATGGTAGGAGAGGGCTTCCTGACCACTTTGAAAAAATCCTTGCAGCAGGGTAAGGTTACGCAGGCCGAAATTGACCTGGCGTGCCGCCGTGTGCTGGAGGCAAAATACAAACTGGGCTTGTTTGATAACCCTTATAAATCGATAAATGCCGCAGCTGAGAAAAGAGACGTATTTACTGAAGAGAACCGCAAGGCTGCAAGAATTACAGCCGAGCATTCTTTTGTGCTGCTGAAAAATGAAAATCAAATACTGCCATTAAAAAAATCAGGTGGTACCATTGCTGTTGTTGGTCCGCTGGCTGATAACAAACGTGATATGCTGGGTACCTGGGTTATTGCAGGTGAATGGGAAAAATCGGTAAGTGTTTTGGAAGGTATAAAACATGTTGTTGGCGATAACGTAAAATTGGTTTACGCAAAAGGCGCGAATGTTACAGACGATACGAGTTTTATGAAACGGTTGAACTTTGGTCCCGGAATGGTAAGTTTGGACAGCCGATCGCCCGAGGAAATGATAGACGAGGCTGTGAAAGCCGCCAAAAAGGCCGATGTTATATTAGCTGTAGTAGGCGAGAGTCAGAGTATGAGCGGAGAATCATCCAGCCGGTCGGATATCGATATTCCCGAAAGTCAAAAAAATATGCTGAAAGCATTGGCCAAATTAGGCAAGCCCATCGTGATCGTGTTGTTCAACGGCAGGCCACTCACCCTCACCTGGGAAGATGAGCATGCTGCCGCTATATTAGATGTATGGGCACCGGGTACCGAAGCGGGTAATGCAGTAGCAGAAGTGCTTTTTGGCAATTACAATCCGGCAGGTAAATTAACGGCTACTTTTCCGCGTAGCGTAGGGCAGATACCTATATATTATAACCACAAAAATACCGGCCGGCCTTATACTGACGGGCCAACCAAATTCAAATCCAACTACCTTGATATTTCAAATGACCCGCTTTACCCGTTTGGTTACGGTTTAAGCTACTCCAGGTTCGAGTATAGCAAAATCAAGCTCAGCAAAACCAAATTGAAAGGTAACGAAATGTTAAAAGCAACGGTAATGGTTACCAACAAGGGCTCTTATGCCGGCGAGGAAGTTGTACAGCTGTACGTAGGCGACCCGTTTGCCACCATTTCCAGATCTGTAAAGGAATTAAAGGACTTTAAGAAGATCAGCCTGGAGGTTGGTGAGCAGAAAGAAGTGAGCTTTATGATCACTCCCGAGCAATTAAAGTTTTTTAACAGCCAATTAAAATACGATTGGGAACCAGGTCGGTTTTTAATCGAAATTGGAACAAGTTCTGCCAATACGCAAACAGCAGCTGTAGATTGGCTTAAATAA
- a CDS encoding NUDIX hydrolase, whose product MLTKQELEEFSADAQANYLDHISIDCVVFGFHEGQMKVLMLKSNNENGWLLPGGFVRKEEPIDAAATRILETRTGISEIFLQQFHVFGAPNRNREHNEMYDGFLPREKNFFANRFISIGYYALVDFFDVNPTPDVFSEICTWRDLSDLPEFQLDHRLIFDTALDTLRLQLSYQPIGYNLMPKEFTMPELQKLYETILGKKLDRRNFQRRVLAFGILNKLPQTRKGGAHKAPYLYSFDLENYQAALKEGLNSGW is encoded by the coding sequence ATGCTGACAAAACAGGAACTTGAAGAATTTTCGGCTGATGCGCAGGCAAATTATCTTGATCATATCTCGATAGATTGCGTGGTGTTTGGCTTTCACGAGGGGCAGATGAAAGTACTGATGTTGAAAAGCAACAACGAGAACGGCTGGTTGCTGCCCGGCGGTTTTGTTAGGAAAGAAGAACCAATTGATGCCGCTGCAACCCGGATCCTGGAGACAAGAACCGGCATTTCTGAAATATTTTTGCAGCAATTTCATGTTTTTGGAGCCCCCAACCGCAACCGGGAGCATAACGAAATGTATGATGGATTTTTACCGAGAGAAAAGAATTTTTTCGCCAACCGGTTTATCTCAATCGGCTATTATGCGCTGGTAGATTTTTTTGATGTTAACCCAACCCCCGATGTATTTTCGGAAATTTGTACCTGGCGAGATTTGAGCGACCTGCCCGAATTTCAACTTGACCACCGGCTAATTTTCGATACCGCACTTGATACCCTTCGCCTGCAACTTAGCTATCAGCCAATAGGCTATAACCTGATGCCTAAGGAATTTACAATGCCTGAGCTACAAAAGCTTTACGAAACTATCCTTGGCAAAAAGCTGGACCGCCGAAACTTTCAGCGCCGCGTACTGGCATTCGGAATTCTGAACAAACTGCCTCAAACCCGCAAAGGCGGCGCACACAAAGCCCCATACCTTTATTCATTCGACCTGGAAAACTACCAGGCGGCATTAAAAGAAGGATTGAATAGCGGCTGGTAA
- a CDS encoding endonuclease, with product MPEGPIIVILKEAVQPFINKKIVAASCNNGMIDADLLLDQTITDFKSWGKHFLICFPKFTIRVHMMMFGSYRINSHTDKSARLHLQFEDGSELNFYASQLKQIIEPLEHVYDWSADVMSDAWDTKKAIQKMKAIPELMACDALMDQQLFAGVGNIIKNEVLFRIKVHPESLISALPLKKLKELITESINYSFEFLEQKKAGTLKKNWQAYSNKVCPRNNIAFIKRDTGQSHRTSYYCEACMVKYE from the coding sequence ATGCCGGAAGGACCAATTATTGTTATCTTAAAGGAAGCTGTACAGCCGTTTATAAATAAAAAAATTGTTGCGGCAAGCTGCAACAACGGAATGATCGATGCTGATTTACTGTTGGATCAAACCATCACTGATTTTAAAAGCTGGGGCAAACACTTTCTGATCTGCTTCCCCAAATTCACTATCCGGGTGCATATGATGATGTTTGGGTCCTATCGTATTAACTCACATACCGACAAATCAGCCCGGCTGCATTTGCAATTTGAAGATGGCAGCGAACTTAACTTTTATGCCAGTCAGTTGAAGCAGATTATCGAACCATTGGAGCACGTTTATGATTGGTCGGCTGATGTGATGAGTGATGCCTGGGATACCAAAAAAGCGATCCAAAAGATGAAAGCAATACCGGAACTAATGGCTTGCGATGCGCTGATGGATCAGCAACTATTTGCAGGCGTAGGCAACATCATCAAAAATGAAGTACTTTTCAGGATAAAGGTGCATCCGGAAAGTTTAATAAGCGCCCTTCCACTAAAGAAACTGAAAGAATTGATCACCGAATCGATCAATTACAGTTTTGAATTCCTGGAACAGAAAAAGGCAGGCACGCTTAAAAAGAACTGGCAGGCTTACAGTAATAAGGTCTGCCCCAGAAACAACATTGCGTTTATTAAGCGCGACACCGGTCAGTCGCATCGCACCAGCTACTACTGCGAAGCTTGTATGGTTAAATATGAATAG
- a CDS encoding cell division protein FtsK: MAVKGNQFRTNSFKDDDAPRKPGVKGEKARPLSKPTLSIPKFNIEDERVLKIAGLFFLVLSAFFMIAFTSYLFTWEQDQSYVSPINGGWHNLFKTSKELLESGVNSPVVDNWLGKFGALLANQFIFEWFGIASFLFVFIFFVIGARLLFKIKLFAIAKMLAYSFFGIIFLSITIGFFHGMMIDYPHFLEGEFGYWSNRLLSAQVGHAGTGGVLAFAGLTILIIAYNIDFKLPQRKQQSATEVAVPNVSPEAVDLVEEEISLPVEWPRNGSRPRENALKEDIVPIVAPEPVKQQPMAQNLVVHEPVVLTPEPFVADETEEQLQDEIPLTIDVVRPTPELNIEKSDDDKAQSLVDQFGTYDHKLDLASYKYPTLDLLENYGSNKIAVNTDELEANKNKIVETLNHYNIEIDKIKATIGPTVTLYEIIPAPGVRISKIKNLEDDIALSLAALGIRIIAPMPGKGTIGIEVPNQHPEMVSMRSVLATEKWQNNTMDLPIALGKTISNEVFIADLAKMPHLLVAGATGQGKSVGINAILVSLLYKKHPAELKFVLVDPKKVELTLFRKIERHFLAKLPDEADAIITDTKKVVNTLNSLCIEMDQRYDLLKDAQVRNLKEYNHKYVNRKISDPEKHRYLPFIVLIIDEFADLMMTAGKEVEQPIARIAQLARAVGIHLVIATQRPSVNVITGTIKANFPARLAFRVLSKIDSRTILDAGGADQLIGRGDMLMSTGSDLIRLQCAFVDTPEVERISDFIGNQRGYPSAMHLPEYVGEGEASSSSKEYDPDDRDPMFEDAARLIVLHQQGSTSLIQRKMKLGYNRAGRIIDQLEAAGIVGPFEGSKARDVLYPDEYSLERHLESLQKPRD; this comes from the coding sequence ATGGCAGTAAAAGGAAATCAGTTCAGAACAAATAGTTTTAAGGATGACGATGCGCCGCGCAAACCGGGAGTTAAAGGCGAAAAAGCCCGTCCGCTGAGTAAACCCACGCTATCGATCCCCAAATTCAATATAGAGGATGAGCGTGTACTAAAGATAGCAGGGTTATTTTTCCTGGTACTTTCTGCGTTTTTCATGATCGCTTTCACTTCTTACCTGTTCACCTGGGAACAGGATCAAAGCTATGTTTCGCCAATTAACGGTGGCTGGCACAACCTTTTCAAAACCTCAAAAGAGCTCCTGGAAAGCGGCGTTAACAGCCCTGTAGTTGATAACTGGCTTGGGAAATTTGGCGCCTTGTTGGCCAACCAATTCATTTTTGAATGGTTCGGCATCGCCAGTTTCCTGTTCGTGTTTATCTTTTTTGTGATTGGGGCACGCCTGCTGTTCAAAATAAAATTATTTGCCATTGCCAAAATGCTGGCTTACAGCTTTTTTGGGATTATATTCCTGTCAATCACCATCGGCTTTTTTCATGGGATGATGATCGATTATCCGCATTTTCTGGAAGGGGAATTCGGTTATTGGAGCAACCGCCTGTTAAGCGCCCAGGTTGGCCATGCCGGTACAGGTGGCGTGCTGGCGTTTGCCGGTTTAACCATCTTGATCATTGCTTATAATATCGATTTTAAATTACCACAGCGCAAACAACAGAGTGCCACTGAAGTTGCAGTGCCCAATGTATCGCCGGAGGCGGTTGACCTGGTAGAGGAAGAAATTTCTTTACCTGTTGAGTGGCCAAGGAATGGCAGTCGCCCCCGGGAGAACGCACTGAAGGAGGATATTGTGCCTATAGTAGCGCCCGAACCGGTTAAGCAGCAACCAATGGCCCAAAATTTAGTGGTGCATGAGCCCGTTGTTTTAACACCGGAGCCATTTGTGGCCGACGAAACGGAAGAACAACTGCAGGATGAGATCCCGCTAACCATTGACGTGGTACGCCCTACCCCTGAGCTGAACATTGAAAAAAGTGATGATGATAAAGCGCAATCGCTGGTTGATCAGTTTGGTACTTACGACCATAAGCTTGATCTGGCCTCCTATAAATATCCAACCCTTGACCTGTTGGAAAACTACGGATCCAACAAAATTGCGGTAAATACCGACGAGCTGGAGGCCAACAAAAACAAGATTGTTGAAACGCTGAACCATTACAATATCGAGATCGATAAGATCAAGGCCACCATCGGGCCAACGGTTACGCTGTACGAAATCATCCCAGCTCCTGGTGTGCGGATCTCCAAGATCAAAAACCTGGAGGATGATATCGCGCTGAGTTTGGCGGCCCTGGGCATCCGTATCATTGCGCCTATGCCGGGCAAGGGCACTATAGGGATCGAAGTACCAAACCAGCACCCGGAAATGGTGTCGATGCGGTCGGTACTCGCTACCGAAAAGTGGCAGAACAATACCATGGATCTGCCCATCGCTTTAGGTAAAACCATCTCTAACGAGGTATTCATTGCAGATTTAGCCAAGATGCCCCACTTACTGGTTGCCGGGGCCACTGGTCAGGGTAAATCGGTTGGTATCAATGCCATCCTGGTATCGCTGCTCTATAAAAAACACCCGGCAGAACTAAAATTTGTACTGGTAGATCCTAAAAAGGTGGAGCTTACCCTCTTCCGCAAAATCGAAAGGCACTTTCTGGCTAAACTGCCAGATGAGGCGGATGCCATTATTACCGATACTAAAAAAGTGGTGAACACGCTGAACTCTCTTTGTATCGAAATGGATCAGCGTTATGACCTGCTTAAAGATGCGCAGGTACGTAACCTGAAAGAATACAACCATAAATATGTTAACCGGAAGATCAGCGATCCGGAAAAACACCGATACCTGCCATTTATCGTACTCATCATAGATGAGTTTGCCGATTTGATGATGACGGCCGGTAAGGAAGTAGAGCAGCCGATAGCCCGTATTGCCCAGCTGGCCCGTGCCGTGGGGATCCACCTGGTTATTGCAACGCAACGCCCGTCGGTAAACGTTATTACAGGTACCATTAAGGCCAACTTCCCGGCGCGTTTAGCATTCAGGGTACTCTCTAAAATTGATTCAAGGACTATTTTGGATGCCGGTGGTGCAGATCAGCTGATCGGTCGCGGAGACATGCTAATGTCAACCGGCAGCGACCTGATCCGTCTGCAGTGCGCCTTTGTGGATACGCCCGAAGTGGAGCGGATCTCTGATTTTATCGGCAACCAGCGGGGCTATCCATCTGCCATGCACCTGCCGGAATATGTTGGCGAAGGTGAAGCGAGCAGCAGTTCAAAAGAATACGACCCGGATGACCGCGACCCCATGTTTGAGGATGCAGCGCGTTTGATCGTACTCCATCAGCAGGGCTCAACCTCCCTCATTCAGCGCAAGATGAAACTGGGCTATAACCGTGCAGGCCGCATCATTGATCAGCTGGAAGCAGCAGGTATTGTAGGTCCGTTTGAAGGCAGCAAAGCGCGTGATGTGTTATATCCGGACGAGTATAGCCTTGAACGTCACCTGGAAAGCCTGCAAAAACCACGCGATTAA
- a CDS encoding gliding motility protein, producing the protein MKKICLIILTSIFAFTSAFAQKDKEATAILNKLSQQYRTYDAVKTDFSLLIDNEQAKIKQTQTGTLLAKSKTNKYKVTIYENGSAAKSNVTQEIISDGKSQWTYLKDANEVQLADADNSEEGFNPAKIFTMYEKGYKYLYTGQQKIGAKIYQVIDLTPEQAGKTFFKVRLMVDKVKNQLYSAMIFDKNGSHYTYTLRSFASVKSVSDASFAYNKKDHPGAELVDLR; encoded by the coding sequence ATGAAAAAAATCTGCCTAATAATATTAACCTCAATATTTGCTTTTACAAGCGCTTTCGCCCAAAAAGATAAAGAAGCTACAGCAATTTTAAATAAGCTTAGCCAGCAATACCGCACGTATGATGCCGTAAAAACCGACTTTTCCCTGCTGATTGATAATGAGCAGGCCAAGATCAAACAAACCCAGACCGGTACGTTACTGGCCAAATCTAAAACCAATAAGTACAAGGTTACCATTTACGAAAATGGCTCTGCTGCCAAATCTAATGTTACGCAAGAGATTATCAGCGATGGTAAAAGCCAGTGGACCTATCTGAAAGATGCCAACGAAGTTCAACTAGCCGATGCCGATAATAGCGAAGAAGGGTTTAACCCGGCCAAAATTTTCACGATGTACGAAAAGGGATATAAATACCTATATACCGGCCAGCAGAAAATAGGCGCAAAAATTTACCAGGTGATCGATCTTACCCCCGAACAAGCCGGCAAAACCTTTTTTAAAGTAAGACTGATGGTTGATAAAGTTAAAAATCAGCTGTATAGCGCTATGATCTTTGATAAGAACGGTAGCCATTACACTTATACGCTTCGCAGTTTTGCATCTGTTAAATCGGTGAGCGATGCGTCGTTCGCTTACAATAAAAAAGACCACCCCGGTGCGGAATTGGTTGATTTGAGGTAG
- a CDS encoding MBL fold metallo-hydrolase, translated as MKVTFLGTGTSQGVPVIACECEVCASTDSRDNRLRTSILIESEDKTIVIDSGPDFRQQMLRERVMHLDAIVFTHEHKDHVAGMDDIRAFNYKQQGAVAIYADNRVQLALKREFPYVFDDKGYPGIPQIDMHLLDMTPFDIGSIHLIPIQVMHYKLPVTGFRINDFTYITDAKSISEPERKKILGTRILVVNALQKEKHISHFTLEEAKAFANDIGADTTYFTHISHRLGKHEDISQELPPNIKLAYDGLQFEI; from the coding sequence GTGAAAGTAACTTTCTTAGGAACCGGTACCTCGCAGGGCGTACCCGTTATAGCCTGCGAATGCGAAGTATGCGCATCAACCGATAGCCGGGACAATCGCTTACGTACCTCTATCCTGATAGAAAGTGAAGATAAAACCATTGTGATAGATTCCGGGCCGGATTTCAGGCAGCAGATGCTGCGTGAGCGGGTGATGCATTTAGATGCCATTGTTTTTACCCACGAACATAAAGATCACGTAGCCGGGATGGATGATATCCGTGCTTTTAACTACAAGCAGCAGGGCGCGGTAGCAATTTACGCAGACAACCGCGTACAACTTGCGCTTAAACGGGAATTCCCTTATGTTTTTGATGACAAGGGTTACCCCGGGATTCCGCAGATAGATATGCATCTTCTGGATATGACGCCGTTTGACATCGGTTCAATCCATCTCATACCTATACAGGTAATGCATTATAAATTACCGGTTACCGGGTTCAGGATAAATGACTTTACTTACATCACCGATGCCAAATCCATATCAGAGCCAGAACGGAAAAAGATACTTGGCACCAGGATACTGGTAGTGAATGCACTGCAAAAAGAAAAGCACATCTCGCATTTTACATTGGAGGAAGCCAAGGCCTTTGCTAATGATATAGGCGCAGATACAACTTATTTTACCCATATAAGTCACCGGTTAGGCAAGCACGAAGATATTTCACAGGAACTGCCGCCAAATATAAAATTGGCTTATGATGGCTTGCAATTCGAAATCTAA
- a CDS encoding glycosyl hydrolase family 5 — translation MKKFLWIAISFIGITGLAAAQSPVVGNGQLAVKDGIIVNKHGVPPQLRGVSFSWSLWAGRKYYNPAVVDWLADDFKVSLIRSSMGVQPDHGYLQEPLLQKQLMRTIVDEAIKKGVYVLIDWHDHNSHLHIPQSKAFFAEMAQKYAGVPNVIYEIWNEPERVSWDTVKNYALQIIPEIRKFDKDNLIVVGSPHWDQDIDIAAADPIRGFSNIAYSFHFYASDKNHQEGLRAKGDKAIQMGLPIMVSEWGVGESTGDGEFDRQKTQLWLNWMEDHKLSWANWNLTDKQETTALLHPGAPANGGWKQNQLTPAGDYIRQVLRKLNK, via the coding sequence ATGAAAAAATTTCTGTGGATAGCCATTTCATTTATCGGCATTACCGGGTTAGCCGCGGCGCAGTCGCCGGTGGTTGGAAATGGCCAGCTCGCCGTAAAGGATGGTATTATTGTTAACAAACACGGGGTGCCGCCACAATTGCGTGGTGTAAGCTTTTCCTGGAGTCTTTGGGCAGGACGAAAATATTACAACCCTGCGGTGGTTGACTGGCTGGCAGATGATTTTAAAGTTTCGCTCATTCGGTCGTCCATGGGCGTACAGCCGGATCATGGCTACCTGCAGGAGCCATTACTGCAAAAGCAGTTGATGAGGACTATTGTAGATGAAGCCATAAAGAAAGGTGTTTACGTGCTGATAGACTGGCACGATCATAACAGCCATCTGCATATTCCTCAATCCAAAGCTTTTTTTGCTGAGATGGCACAAAAATATGCTGGCGTACCAAACGTTATCTATGAAATTTGGAATGAGCCGGAACGCGTTAGCTGGGACACCGTTAAAAATTATGCGCTGCAGATCATCCCCGAAATAAGAAAATTCGATAAAGACAACCTCATTGTGGTGGGCAGCCCGCATTGGGATCAGGATATAGATATCGCGGCAGCAGATCCGATCAGGGGGTTCAGCAATATTGCGTATTCTTTTCACTTTTACGCTTCAGATAAAAATCACCAGGAAGGCCTACGCGCAAAAGGCGATAAAGCCATACAAATGGGCCTGCCTATTATGGTTAGCGAGTGGGGGGTAGGGGAATCAACCGGTGATGGCGAATTTGATAGGCAGAAAACCCAGCTTTGGCTAAACTGGATGGAAGACCACAAGCTCAGCTGGGCTAACTGGAATTTGACAGACAAGCAAGAAACAACAGCCCTTCTTCATCCCGGTGCCCCCGCAAACGGCGGCTGGAAGCAAAATCAGCTGACGCCGGCGGGTGACTACATCCGGCAGGTGCTGCGTAAACTGAATAAATAA
- a CDS encoding phosphodiesterase — MKKYTFLLCLSLFCLSGFSQVALPVIDTTQKIIAGRKNSLPQQNKPYVILISADGFRWDYTDKYNAANLKRLRADGVQASSMVPSYPSVTFPNHYAMVSGLYPSHSGLVNNTFYDRGRNDSYTMGNKTKVADGSWYGGTPLWVLAEQQHMLAASFYWVASEAAIKNVRPSYYYVYNEKIAMSNRISAVVNWLKLPADERPHFITFYLPQVDHAGHLYSPEAPETAHEVHFVDSAVNELNKAVKTTGLDVNFVFVSDHGMTQVDTKDPIKIPAAIDTTKFKVSGDGVLVELYAKDKAAIQSTYEELSKEAKDYKVYLKTNIPARFHYSASDDWHNRIGDIVLIPNWPKVFNLYNRKTISPGWHGYDPTVVKDMHATFYAWGPAFKKHLNINSFPNVNVYNLISAILGLKISEKVDGTDELAKQVLLQKNAKKKR, encoded by the coding sequence ATGAAGAAATACACCTTTCTCCTTTGCCTTAGCCTGTTTTGTTTAAGTGGATTCAGCCAGGTTGCACTACCAGTTATCGATACCACACAAAAGATCATCGCCGGCCGTAAAAACAGCCTGCCACAGCAAAACAAGCCCTATGTGATACTCATCTCTGCTGATGGTTTCCGCTGGGACTACACCGATAAATACAACGCTGCAAACTTAAAAAGGCTCCGCGCGGATGGCGTACAGGCATCTTCAATGGTGCCCTCATACCCATCGGTCACCTTTCCCAACCACTACGCTATGGTAAGCGGCCTCTATCCTTCCCATTCCGGGCTGGTGAACAATACCTTTTATGACCGCGGCCGGAACGACAGCTACACCATGGGCAACAAGACCAAAGTAGCAGATGGCAGCTGGTATGGCGGCACACCACTTTGGGTACTTGCAGAGCAGCAACATATGCTGGCGGCAAGCTTTTACTGGGTGGCATCAGAAGCTGCTATAAAAAACGTGCGTCCTTCCTACTACTACGTTTATAACGAAAAGATAGCTATGAGCAACCGCATTAGCGCGGTGGTGAATTGGCTGAAACTGCCTGCCGATGAGCGCCCCCATTTCATCACGTTCTATTTGCCGCAGGTTGACCATGCAGGCCATCTCTACAGCCCTGAAGCGCCCGAAACTGCGCATGAAGTACACTTTGTTGATTCTGCAGTAAATGAATTGAATAAGGCCGTTAAAACCACGGGACTGGATGTAAATTTTGTTTTCGTATCAGATCACGGCATGACCCAGGTTGACACCAAGGACCCGATCAAGATCCCCGCAGCCATTGATACCACTAAATTTAAAGTATCAGGAGATGGTGTTTTGGTGGAGTTGTACGCGAAAGACAAGGCTGCTATCCAGAGCACTTATGAGGAACTGAGCAAAGAGGCCAAAGATTACAAGGTGTACCTTAAAACCAATATTCCGGCAAGATTTCATTATAGCGCAAGCGATGACTGGCATAACCGAATCGGCGATATTGTACTGATTCCTAACTGGCCAAAAGTATTTAACCTTTACAATCGTAAAACCATCAGCCCCGGCTGGCACGGGTACGACCCGACTGTAGTAAAAGACATGCATGCTACATTTTACGCCTGGGGGCCGGCATTTAAAAAACACTTAAACATTAACTCGTTCCCTAATGTTAACGTATACAACCTGATCAGCGCAATTTTGGGCCTGAAGATCAGCGAAAAGGTTGACGGAACCGATGAACTTGCGAAACAAGTGCTGCTGCAAAAGAATGCTAAAAAGAAACGATGA